TAATCATAAATAAGTTATAATAAGCAAAATAGCTATAAATTTTTTATGAAGCTGATTGTTAGAAAATAGTAAACCTGAGTAATAATAATGGGTATTAAAGACATTATTAAAATTGCTATTTTTACTTTACCATATGGTTTGATTTTACTTATTTTTTATAGAGCCTTTTAAAACGTGAATTTATGTAACATATTTATAGGATGCGTAGCCAAATAGTTAGATACTGTGGATTTTGTCCATATTTAAATGATAGGAGTATTGTTATGGAAAATACAATTTTAGTAGCTGATGATGAAACAAACATAACCGATGTTTGTTCTAGATATTTAGAGAGAGAAGGTTACCATGTCATTACAGTTAATGATGGTGAAGCGGCTCTTGAAATGTGGAAAAAAGAATCACTTGATTTAATTATCCTTGATTTAATGATGCCAGGAAAAACTGGGTGGCAAGTTTGTGAGGAAATTAGAAATCAGGACGACATCCCTATTATTATGTTAACTGCAAGGGCTGAGGAAATGGATCGAGTAATGGGACTTACAATGGGTGCGGATGATTATTTAACCAAACCATTCAGTCCGAGGGAATTAGTGTTGAGAGTAAAAGGAATTTTACGCAGACAGCAGCGTGCAGTTGTTCAACCTTCCTCAAAACCTGATATCATTAAATTTTCAGGATTAGAAATTGATGTGAAAAGAAGAAGTGTAACGGTGAACGGGAAGCCAATAGAATTAACATATAAAGAGTTTGAAGTTTTATTATTATTATCGAGTCATCCTAATCAAGTTTTCTCAAGGGATCAATTGCTAAATAAAGTATGGAATAGTGATTATGAAGGAGATATGAATACAGTTACTGTGCATGTACGGAGATTAAGGGAAAAGATAGAGCCTGAAGCTTCAAAACCAAAGTATATAAAAACAGTATGGGGTATTGGATATAAAATTGAAGGAAGTAACGAATCATGAAATTGAGAACTTATTTATTTTTGGCGAATATCATTAGCATGGGTTTTATCCTTTTTTCTTTATTTTATGTTTATGATCATATGAAATTATCTCGTGAAGATTTTGTGCTTTTAAGCTCAGTCACTTTAGGGGCTAGTCTGCTCTCTTTTATCATTCATTTTATTGTTGTGCATCCTGTACAAAAGTCACTTCGTCTGATTACAGAACAAGCAAAAAGAATTTCCGAAGGTGATTTTCAAGGAGAAGTTCCAGATATTGGCCCCAAGGAATTTAAAGAATTATCTTTACAATTTAATGAAATGAATAAAAAATTAGACGAAAGTTTTCAAAAAATAAAACAAACTGAATCCTCTAGAAGGGAATTAGTTGCTAATGTTTCTCATGATTTAAGGACACCGCTTGCTTCCATTCAATCCTTTGTAGAAGCACTTCAGGATGATGTTATTCAAGATAAAAACAAAATGAAAGAATATTTAAATACAATTCAATTAGAATCTAAAAGATTGGGGAATTTAATTGATGATTTATTTCATCTATCAAGGTTAGATGCTGGTGCAGATAAGTTTAAACCTGAATCTAGCTTTATTGATCCTATCATTATTGAAACACTGCAAGGTTTTGCGATTCAATTTGAAGAAAAGGAATTAGAGATCTCAGTAAGCATGCCTGATGATTTACCTCGCTTATCCTTGATGCCTCATAAAATCATTCGTGTTTTACAAAATTTAATTGGAAACGCAATAAGACATTCACCAAATGGAAGTACTATTGAGCTTTCTGTTCAAAATTTAGATGAAAAAAAAGTGTTAGTTTCAATCAAAGATCAGGGAGAAGGTCTACTAGCTGATGAAAAAGAAAAAATATTTGAACGGTTTTATCGTACAGATAAATCAAGAAATAGATACAGTGGAGGTTCTGGACTTGGTTTAGCAATCGCTAAAGGAATCATTGATCTACACGGTGGAGAAATAGGTGTTGAAAGTGAAGATGGAGTGGGAAGTCGTTTTTGGTTTACATTACTTAAAAATTAAACCCATTCATAATGATGATTCCAAATGGTAAATATTCCTCAGCTTAAAAAAAGAAGATGACAATTGTTTGCTCATTTTTAATCAAATAATAAGACCTTTAACATGAGGTCTTATTTTTCTATGAAAAACTTCCACCACTGCAATAATAGCTTTTTTTGTTTTAGTATTATCTCTGATAATATGCTGAATACCTCGTTTTCTAAGTACGTTAAAAACACTACTTTTTATCTTTTTTAATGTAATACTTTCTTAATATTTAATTTATTTTTAATTAAGATGTATCATCTATACTTCAACTTATAGTTAGAACAAATTTGAGAGGATGAAGAAAAAATGAAATTAACAGCGCAGAAAAAAATAATAATTGGTGTGGTCATTGTAGCAGTATTAGGTGTAGGGTGGTGGTTAGCCTCTCCACTATTTATTGACAAACAGGTAAATGAACCTCTTCCATTATCAAGTGGAGCGACAACAGATGAAATAAAAGATAAAGAAATGATGGACGACGAAATGAAGGATGACATGAAAGACAAAGAAATGATGGACGACGAAATGAAGGATGACATGAAAGACAAAGAAATGATGGACGACGAAATGAAGGATGACATGAAAGACAAAGAAATGATGGACGACGAAATGAAGGATGACATGAAAGACAAAGAAATGATGGATGACGAAATGAAGGATGACATGAAAGACAAAGAAATGATGGACGACGAGATGAAGGATGATATGAAAGAAGAAATGGTCGATCTTAGTTTTTCTGGCAGTTTTGTAGATGCTGATAGTAGCCATTCAGCTTCAGGAGATGTATTTACAGTTAATACAGATGACGGTGTATATTTACGTTTTGAAAATTTTGAAGCAACAAACGGTCCTGATTTATATGTTTATCTAGCTAAATCTGGTGAGGAAACTTCAGATGGAATTAGATTAGAGAAACTAAAAGGAAATGTTGGAGATCAAAACTACTTACTTCCAGAAGGAGTTGATTTAAGCGAGTATGATAAAGTAGTTATATGGTGTAAAGCATTTGATGTAGATTTTGGTTATGCTAAATTATCCAAATCATAATATTGGATGTGATTTCATTGAAAAACAAATTTAATTGGTTTAAAATTCCATATGGAAAAAAACTAAGAAATCTTCATAAATGGAATGCTTGGGTTATATTGATTTTAGCCATCACCGGAGGGGTATTATATATCCCCTCCATCCGTGGTGATTTGGGCTTGGTCCGAACGATTCTGAAAGAATTTCACATTTATATTGGGTTTATATCCATTTTATTATTGGTGATGTATATTCCTAATTTATTTAAACATATGAAACAACTAAGAAAAAAAACAAATCAAAAATTTAATTTAGGTGTTGTTTTATTCCTTATTATAGGGTGGAGTTTATCAGGATTAGTATTGTGGCAATATAGAAACTTGCCACCTGCTTGGACAAATACAGCATTGTTTTATCATGATTTATTAACTTGGATCGGTATCCCTTATGTGATTTATCATTCCATCACAAGATTAAGGTGGTTAAATAAGAAACGAATAGCTTCCAAGAAAGAAGACCAAACTGCTCCTTCCAACCAAGAAATGAACGATGAAACTGAAGATAATAACGATATTCAAAAACGAATTGTAATGTGGATAGAAAAATCTCCTATTTCTCGTCGCAGTTTCATGAGAGTATCCGTAGGTACATTGTTAATACTAGGAATTGGTCCATTCTTTTATAAATGGATGAAAAAAACGCTGGATACAGGTGGCTCGGATTTAACAGAATTCACTGCAGGAGATGGCAATCGAATGTTGCCAGCACCAACACCACTTCCTGATTCTCAAAAGGTAATTGGAGGGGGAAGTCAAGGAAATTACAGAGTTTATACAGTCACAGAAATTCCATCTTTCTCATCAGACTCATGGTCATTTACGATTACAGGATTAGTTGGTAAAGAATTGACTTGGAATTGGGAACAATTTTTAAAAATACCGAGGAAGGTCCAAATTAGTGATTTTCACTGTATAACCGGATGGTCTGTATACAGTAATACTTGGGAGGGCATCCCACTATCTCAGTTATTAGATTTGGCGGGTATAGATTCGAAAGCAAAATACGTCAAGTTATATTCAGGAGATGGTGTATATACCGATGCTTTATCTTTAGAACAGGCTAAATTAGATGATGTCATGGTAGCTGTGTTATTAGATGGAAAACCAATTCCACAGAAGTTAG
The window above is part of the Chengkuizengella sp. SCS-71B genome. Proteins encoded here:
- a CDS encoding response regulator transcription factor, which codes for MENTILVADDETNITDVCSRYLEREGYHVITVNDGEAALEMWKKESLDLIILDLMMPGKTGWQVCEEIRNQDDIPIIMLTARAEEMDRVMGLTMGADDYLTKPFSPRELVLRVKGILRRQQRAVVQPSSKPDIIKFSGLEIDVKRRSVTVNGKPIELTYKEFEVLLLLSSHPNQVFSRDQLLNKVWNSDYEGDMNTVTVHVRRLREKIEPEASKPKYIKTVWGIGYKIEGSNES
- a CDS encoding sensor histidine kinase; this translates as MKLRTYLFLANIISMGFILFSLFYVYDHMKLSREDFVLLSSVTLGASLLSFIIHFIVVHPVQKSLRLITEQAKRISEGDFQGEVPDIGPKEFKELSLQFNEMNKKLDESFQKIKQTESSRRELVANVSHDLRTPLASIQSFVEALQDDVIQDKNKMKEYLNTIQLESKRLGNLIDDLFHLSRLDAGADKFKPESSFIDPIIIETLQGFAIQFEEKELEISVSMPDDLPRLSLMPHKIIRVLQNLIGNAIRHSPNGSTIELSVQNLDEKKVLVSIKDQGEGLLADEKEKIFERFYRTDKSRNRYSGGSGLGLAIAKGIIDLHGGEIGVESEDGVGSRFWFTLLKN
- a CDS encoding molybdopterin-dependent oxidoreductase; this translates as MKNKFNWFKIPYGKKLRNLHKWNAWVILILAITGGVLYIPSIRGDLGLVRTILKEFHIYIGFISILLLVMYIPNLFKHMKQLRKKTNQKFNLGVVLFLIIGWSLSGLVLWQYRNLPPAWTNTALFYHDLLTWIGIPYVIYHSITRLRWLNKKRIASKKEDQTAPSNQEMNDETEDNNDIQKRIVMWIEKSPISRRSFMRVSVGTLLILGIGPFFYKWMKKTLDTGGSDLTEFTAGDGNRMLPAPTPLPDSQKVIGGGSQGNYRVYTVTEIPSFSSDSWSFTITGLVGKELTWNWEQFLKIPRKVQISDFHCITGWSVYSNTWEGIPLSQLLDLAGIDSKAKYVKLYSGDGVYTDALSLEQAKLDDVMVAVLLDGKPIPQKLGGPVRLVVPQMYAYKSVKWLQAIELIEEEYMGYWEVRGYENDAWVKGRA
- a CDS encoding DM13 domain-containing protein; the protein is MKLTAQKKIIIGVVIVAVLGVGWWLASPLFIDKQVNEPLPLSSGATTDEIKDKEMMDDEMKDDMKDKEMMDDEMKDDMKDKEMMDDEMKDDMKDKEMMDDEMKDDMKDKEMMDDEMKDDMKDKEMMDDEMKDDMKEEMVDLSFSGSFVDADSSHSASGDVFTVNTDDGVYLRFENFEATNGPDLYVYLAKSGEETSDGIRLEKLKGNVGDQNYLLPEGVDLSEYDKVVIWCKAFDVDFGYAKLSKS